A window of the Dictyostelium discoideum AX4 chromosome 4 chromosome, whole genome shotgun sequence genome harbors these coding sequences:
- a CDS encoding hypothetical protein (Similar to Dictyostelium discoideum (Slime mold). hypothetical 127.0 kDa protein), producing MGDSDELTELTKLGEYRNRSTSNNNNINNNNNTTNNTTNININNSNSSTNNQFNKFIKFKFLIVDTVRIRKKPQTTIAEILVFEKLLESFNEQIELIEF from the exons ATGGGAGATAGCGATGAATTAACTGAATTAACAAAGTTAGGTGAATATAGAAACAGAAGCAcaagcaacaacaacaacatcaacaacaacaacaataccaccaacaacaccaccaacatcaacatcaacaacagcaatagTAGCACCAACAACCAATTCAATAAGTTTATAAAGTTTAAATTCT TAATTGTTGATACTGTGAGAATTCGTAAGAAACCACAAACTACAATTGCTGAAATTTtggtttttgaaaaattacttgaatcatttaatgaacaaattgaattaatagaATTTTAA
- a CDS encoding hypothetical protein (Similar to Dictyostelium discoideum (Slime mold). hypothetical 127.0 kDa protein): MQIYLFIYIFFSSFFNINGSICSFKNAIKDSVIDFEPIFNLYVVDMGFVGTYESNIYFDFCTNSPLVECNGIGINICQKLSSSEIFDLGSLFNVIFSDNIIQVTYKATVVDGALSTCADPTAYEKYKRVTDFLFTCDKDVPEKTVVFALETQPCHYEIRMVGKEFCDCDSCAQIHSSCYNGRCQCDQYTTGETCNQLKIKIAQVISTSINGGRGYLFGDFGSIVSNFQVFIGVIQCGYTSLIDPSQIEILAPPGSGFQSITITDGISSYHSPILFEYTFTTCLNDCSPPHGNCDLAIGVCSCNNQTFGTNCELLNIRIDSIISTTINGGVGYLNGDFRFMTPNFKVFVGETLCTDVELVNATTIRISVLPDNGFKKVNISDGISSYDSPVLFEYINVPCLGNCSQPHGECNLFLGVCTCDNQTNGIGCEFLNIKIDSIISTTIIGGVGYINGEFQFIIPNFTIFVGETLGTEIELVNETTIRISVPPGVGFKNVTITDGVSSYLSPILFEYINVPCLYNCSQPHGECNLFTGFCTCDSQTNGTGCEISRIYIDSIDPTDENGGKTYLYGFFGNTTSNLFIQIGDNHCNNTQQINETLIKCYVGIGSGFKDVLLQDRDLQVKVEKLFQYFAPITTNAPKPCLNNCGGPNQGVCLSSGCSCISPWIGNDCMYKIVNIPQPSINYSNPITEIPLFESINNTNKEIENKLFISLISIVKLRELDFNSKEVNSFTFKEWEFKIINSETSQFKTNFKNSGLNTNVTVTLQWFKTEADFEFGNQVIKMNPSSIKYTIEISEFKFLSKLNQLQLIMKASISVNKTSEICADKEFGETSNGDDSNYLKVQVDNHSLYGRFIKRALIDSIPRSIENVQLDSSMNIVDSASESQSFIGISVPYFKKQIIIDPDFSILVGTPSNSFNSICSLNDSNNFSKTKISAIVISGFFGILTVLTIAIYSYYKKKHDRNVINELRLKMTTKQVDILIYKSDANVIECPGSVSNENLKRVTDFHFNCKKNVSGISVISASESQQCHYEIRMDSKDFCDCDNCAQNHSSCYNGKFFIGDLKCEYTKLINPTKIEILTPPGSGNQSITITDGISSYLSPFLFEYTFTLCLNNCSQSHGVCDLSIGVCACDNQTNGTVVENPRIYIDSINSTYENGGTAYLYGYFGNTFSNLFIQIRDSHCNNTQQINETLIKFDLGEGSGFKDVSLQERDLQVKVEKLFQYFAPITTNPPK; the protein is encoded by the exons atgcaaatatatttatttatttatatattttttagttcattttttaatatcaatggATCAATAtgtagttttaaaaatgcaattaaagattcagtgattgattttgaaccaatttttaattt aTATGTTGTTGATATGGGTTTTGTTGGTACATATGAatctaatatttattttgactTTTGTACAAATTCCCCTTTGGTTGAATGTAATGGAATAGGGATTAATATTTGCCAAAAACTTTCTTCAAGTGAAATATTCGATTTAGGTTCTCTTTTTAATGTTATTTTTAGCGATAATATAATACAAGTTACATATAAAGCCACAGTTGTTGATGGAGCTCTTTCAACTTGTGCTGACCCTACAGCATATGAGAAATATAAAAGAGTCACCGATTTCCTATTTACTTGCGATAAAGATGTTCCCGAAAAAACCGTTGTTTTCGCATTAGAGACCCAACCATGTCACTACGAAATTAGAATGGTTGGTAAAGAGTTTTGTGATTGTGATAGTTGTGCACAAATTCATTCATCTTGTTATAATGGGAGATGCCAATGTGATCAATATACTACTGGTGAAACTTGTAATCAactgaaaattaaaattgccCAAGTAATCTCAACATCTATTAATGGTGGTAGGGGTTATTTATTTGGGGATTTTGGGTCTATTGTTTCAAATTTTCAAGTTTTTATAGGTGTTATACAATGTGGATATACGAGTTTAATAGATCCTTcacaaattgaaattttagcACCTCCAGGTTCTGGCTTTCAATCTATTACAATAACAGATGGAATATCTTCATACCAttcaccaattttatttgaatatacATTTACTACATGCTTAAATGATTGTTCTCCTCCTCATGGAAATTGTGATTTAGCAATTGGGGTTTGTTCATGTAATAATCAAACTTTTGGAACAAAttgtgaattattaaatataagaATCGATTCAATTATATCAACAACTATTAATGGTGGAGTTGGttatttaaatggtgatttTCGATTTATGACACCAAATTTCAAAGTTTTTGTTGGTGAAACATTATGTACAGATGTCGAATTGGTAAATGCTACAACTATTAGAATTTCAGTACTACCAGATAAtggatttaaaaaagttaatatttCAGATGGAATTTCATCCTACGATTCACcagttttatttgaatatataAATGTTCCTTGTTTAGGTAATTGTTCTCAACCTCATGGAGaatgtaatttatttttaggtgTTTGTACATGTGATAATCAAACCAATGGAATAGGttgtgaatttttaaatattaaaattgattcaataatttcaacaacaattattggTGGAGTTGGTTATATAAATGGTGAATTCCAATTTATTATTCCAAATTTCACTATTTTTGTTGGTGAAACATTAGGTACTGAAATTGAATTGGTAAATGAAACAACAATTAGAATTTCAGTACCTCCTGGAGttggttttaaaaatgttacaATAACAGATGGAGTATCTTCATATCTttcaccaattttatttgaatatataAATGTTCCTTGTTTATATAATTGTTCTCAACCTCATGGAGAATGTAATTTATTTACGGGTTTTTGTACATGTGATAGTCAAACTAATGGAACAGGTTGTGAAATCTCTAGAATCTATATCGACTCAATTGACCCAACTGATGAAAATGGAGGAAAAACTTATTTATATGGATTCTTTGGTAATACaacttcaaatttatttattcaaattgGTGATAATCATTGCAACAATACTCAACAAATTAATGAAACTCTAATAAAATGTTATGTTGGAATTGGTTCAGGTTTTAAAGATGTTTTACTTCAAGATAGAGATTTACAAGTTaaagttgaaaaattatttcaatacTTTGCACCAATAACAACAAACGCTCCAAAACcatgtttaaataattgtggCGGACCCAACCAAGGTGTATGTTTATCGTCAGGTTGTTCATGTATTTCACCATGGATAGGGAATGACTGTATGTATAAAATTGTGAATATTCCTCAACCATCTATTAATTATTCAAATCCAATAACTGAAATACCACtttttgaatcaattaacaatacaaataaagaaattgaaaataaattatttatttctttaatttcaatagtaAAATTAAGAGAATTagattttaattctaaagaagtaaattcatttacatttaaagaatgggaatttaaaataataaattcagAAACAAGCCAATTTAAaacaaactttaaaaattcaGGATTAAATACAAATGTTACAGTAACATTACAATGGTTTAAAACAGAAGCTGACTTTGAATTTGGTAATCAAGTTATTAAAATGAACCCATCATCTATTAAAtatacaattgaaatttcagaatttaaatttttaagtaaattaaatcaactacaattaataatgaaagcATCGATTTCAGTAAATAAAACAAGTGAAATTTGTGCAGATAAAGAATTTGGAGAAACATCAAATGGAGatgattcaaattatttaaaagttcaAGTTGATAATCATTCGTTATATGGTAGATTCATTAAAAGAGCATTAATCGATTCAATTCCaagatcaattgaaaatgttcAATTAGATTCATCAATGAATATTGTTGATAGTGCATCTGAATCTCAATCATTTATTGGTATTTCTGTACCATActtcaaaaaacaaattataattgatCCTGACTTTTCAATATTAGTTGGTACACcttcaaattcttttaattcaatttgttcattaaatgattcaaataatttttcaaaaaccaAAATTTCAGCAATTGTAATTAGTGGTTTCTTTGGAATTCTCACAGTATTAACAATTGCAATTTATAGCTACTACAAGAAAAAACATGATAGAAATGTAATAAATGAACTAAGATTAAAAATGACTACAAAACAAGTTGATATTTTAAT ATATAAATCAGATGCAAATGTTATTGAATGTCCTGGTTCAGTAtctaatgaaaatttaaaaagagtcacagattttcattttaattgtaaaaaaaatgtttcgGGTATATCTGTTATTTCGGCATCAGAGAGCCAACAATGTCACTACGAAATTAGAATGGATAGTAAAGATTTTTGTGATTGTGATAATTGCGCACAAAATCATTCCTCTTGTTATAATGGAAAGT TTTTTATTGGAGATTTAAAATGTGAATATacgaaattaataaatccaacgaaaattgaaattttaacaCCTCCAGGTTCTGGCAATCAATCTATTACAATAACAGATGGAATATCTTCATACCtttcaccatttttatttgaatatacATTTACCCTGTGCTTAAATAATTGTTCTCAATCCCACGGTGTATgtgatttatcaattggtgtTTGTGCATGTGATAACCAAACAAATGGAACTGTTGTTGAAAACCCAAGGATCTATATTGACTCGATTAACTCAACTTACGAAAATGGAGGAACAGCTTATTTATATGGATACTTTGGTaatacattttcaaatttatttattcaaattcGTGATAGTCATTGCAATAATACTCAACAAATTAATgaaactttaattaaatttgatttaggAGAAGGTTCTGGTTTTAAAGATGTTTCACTTCAAGAAAGAGATTTACAAGTTaaagttgaaaaattatttcaatacTTTGCACCAATAACAACAAACCCGCcaaaataa
- the pikB gene encoding phosphatidylinositol-4,5-diphosphate 3-kinase, translating into MKMSEGIISPLSLSSESSEQQQAAIRKFSNGSNGSGGGGGSNLSVNSSNSGSNNSIRKSSTLMYNGPLPSINDGKELLLENSKPKVVELVNTFNHKPLSTIHSVHNEIPPPAIEKEKKEIINTISNSGVTKYMTALEILDSTINTPLNRSRSGSIGSKPICNNLTSSSSSSSTTATTPSPTTTSNNNNNNNNNNNNNNNNNNNNNNNNNNNNNNNNNNNNNNNNNNTTSTTTTTTSILISSSPPPSSSSSSSSNDEQFNNNNNNNNSNSGGSSRMITSKSQIKPLIVTSNTAATTTTTTTTNTSAPTTPTNRVQSSLDDLLFNLPTIPSNVPTVNGGPKISAVPKKVSSSKLLIPPSSNVSSSSNITLSLSSSSPSSSSSSSTSTVVPIVQLSSSNSTNSPSTSLPTTPRLSQPTTSYTQLIPSQQQQQPTESNSSSNTNTTTTSSSSSSSSSSLTISSPQPSNNSIRISAFGRSSTQFTISSNGIPSSPGQVSNKDYNNIGNLSNSSGERVKNKQYSMLNISKKTILDESDISSSPRSIGSPNSIRASISSQLPPSLSSIGGGGGGGSGPNVVSNKPLVVKKPSTSEHIKKENIWRQTMIPLTKEDHIKVVFEGIPGKRVIQKFLIDKTPIEIKSKFFEDLKDGDLLNGLTQLPSLIPEHYELKVLSVNSTISNETLPLRRQTLMQACNISRLFPKLHLILKSESTTILDGASTTTTTTTTTTTTTANQSSNIITKSNSSLDLTINNSNEIIDVKGHIQAELEIFELIGTSFTRVLDQGQEVVSFRRDFAQFRLSNFTSTRNDLSQMIYVSSEPLPLTIPNKITIMVLLPGDGKIIKRVDCCPNSSVGDVKKEIFKKFAMIDRVHTQGKTQDDFVLKVTGFREYILCIHELGNLTSRQRFYPTGSGGDFSLMDYDYIRQCVGKNQTVELSLTNNSILSLNQVSEKVSFIDKILETSDFDDYDEDLDSINSNSFDDLKQSIQQQQQQQIQTVINIKETNKENKDSNKENKDSSSNNNNNNNNNNNNNNNNNNNNNNNNNNNGNNNGNNSNNNSNSNISRGSIDSEGNGSGSGNGSEQPTLIGVQNFSLPNNSKLPINIVKRLFRVNIAGLRNLNFNNNEDARNKFADGKNNQPNVFVMAELYYGGELLTNPVFTPIAQLASYGDGSVEFPNWEKGIAFTIPIRYLPRAARASFTVYVTTISEALESQMDEVVSKSIPIGWSNCLLMNHKGMLRMGPTAFRLWDDGRRANPIGTCVDNQAAKQPIILLVEFESFIRPIVYVDTALQSMMVNDSSSISSNGVESPSIVSFSSSAASSSPLPSSPLPSPVGLKKLDLDEARRLKALMDSDPLVQLSAEDKKLVYGYRHIYKSKPKALAKFLLSVNWIDPDQVTDAYRQMNDWALLKPVQALEILDAKFADEHVRNFAIKIINSFSDAEFSDFLLQLTQVLKYEPYHNSDLTHILIQRALSNRSRIGHFFFWFLKSEMHTPEIEERYGLLLEGYLRSCGTHRQDLIKQNQVLKSLHTVAMAVKQTNGSSERKKVLMEGLSKIKFPDTFQLPLDPRWEAKGLIIDKCRYMDSKKLPLWLVFENVEPHAKPLTVIFKVGDDLRQDILTLQVLRIMDKFWKNSGMDLRLQPYKCIATGDGIGMLEVVLNANTIANINKDAGGTGALLEEKTLVNWLKECNKTEAEYNKAVETFILSCAGYVVATYVMGIGDRHSDNIMITKLGHLFHIDFGHFLGNYKKKYGFKRERAPFIFTPQYMAIVGGKDSENFKRFVTTCCSAYNILRKNTDLFINLFQLMLSTGIPELQVAEDIDYLRKALAPGLSDEEAAEEFTKNISVALNTKTVLLNDIFHGWAH; encoded by the coding sequence ATGAAAATGAGTGAAGGAATTatatcaccattatcactTTCTAGTGAATCATCAGAGCAACAACAGGCAGCAATTAGAAAGTTTAGTAATGGTAGtaatggtagtggtggtggtggtggtagtaacCTCAGTgtaaatagtagtaatagtggtagtaataatagtataagAAAAAGTTCAACATTGATGTACAATGGACCATTACCATCAATAAATGAtggtaaagaattattattggaaAACTCGAAACCAAAAGTTGTAGAATTAGTAAATACATTTAATCATAAACCATTATCAACCATTCATTCAGTACATAATGAAATACCACCACCAGCaattgaaaaagagaaaaaagaaatcataaATACTATATCAAATTCTGGTGTCACAAAATATATGACGGCCCTTGAAATTTTAGATAGTACAATAAATACACCATTAAATAGAAGTAGAAGTGGTAGTATTGGTAGTAAAccaatttgtaataatttaacatcatcatcatcatcatcatcaacaacagcaactacaccatcaccaacaactacaagtaataataataataataataataataataataataataataataataataataataataataataataataataataataataataataataataataataataataataataataataataataatactacctccaccacaaccacaacaacatcaattttaatatcatcttcaccaccaccatcatcatcatcttcttcttcttcaaatgatgaacaatttaataataataataataataataatagtaatagtggtggtagtagtagaaTGATAACATCAAAATCACAAATTAAACCATTAATAGTAACATCAAATACTGCtgcaacaactacaacaactacaactacaaataCATCAGccccaacaacaccaacaaataGAGTTCAATCAAGTTtagatgatttattatttaatttacctACAATACCAAGTAATGTGCCAACAGTTAATGGTGGTCCAAAAATATCGGCAGTACCAAAGAAAGTATCttcatcaaaattattaataccaCCCTCTTCAAatgtatcatcatcatcaaatattactttatcattatcatcatcatcaccatcatcatcatcatcatcatcaacaagtACTGTAGTACCAATTGTACAATTATCATcgtcaaattcaacaaactcaccatcaacatcattaccaacaacaccaagaTTATCACAACCAACTACATCTTATACTCAATTAATACCAtcacaacagcaacagcaaccaACTGaaagtaatagtagtagtaatacaaatacaacaacaacatcatcatcatcatcatcatcatcatcatcattaacaatatcatcaccacaaccatcaaataattcaataagaATATCAGCATTTGGTAGATCATCAACACAATTTACAATTAGTAGTAATGGTATACCAAGTAGTCCAGGACAAGTTTCAAATaaagattataataatataggtAATTTAAGTAATAGTTCAGGAGAACGTGTAAAGAATAAACAATATTCAATGTTAAATATTAGTAAGAAAACCATACTTGATGAATCAGatatttcatcatcaccaagaTCAATTGGTAGTCCTAATAGTATAAGGGCATCGATTTCAAGTCAATTaccaccatcattatcatcaattggAGGTGggggtggtggtggtagtggacCTAATGTCGTATCGAATAAACCATTAGTAGTAAAGAAACCATCAACAAGTgaacatattaaaaaagagaataTTTGGAGACAAACTATGATACCGTTAACAAAAGAGGATCATATTAAAGTAGTATTCGAGGGTATACCAGGTAAAAGAGTGAttcaaaagtttttaattgataaaacaccaattgaaattaaatcgaAATTCTTTGAAGATCTTAAAGATGGTGATCTTTTAAATGGTCTCACCCAATTACCATCCCTAATACCCGAACATTATGAACTAAAAGTACTCTCTGTAAATAgtacaatttcaaatgaaactCTACCATTAAGAAGACAAACTTTAATGCAAGCATGTAATATTTCAAGattatttccaaaattacatttaattttaaaatcagaatcaacaacaatattagATGGTGcatcaacaactacaactacaactacaacaacaacgacaacaacagcaaatcaatcatcaaatattattacaaaatcaaattcatcattagatttaacaattaataatagtaatgaaattattgatgTTAAAGGTCATATTCAGGCAGAGTTGGAAATTTTCGAATTAATTGGTACTTCATTCACTAGGGTTTTGGATCAGGGTCAAGAGGTTGTAAGTTTTAGAAGAGATTTCGCACAATTTAGATTATCGAATTTCACAAGTACTCGTAATGATTTATCTCAAATGATTTATGTATCTTCAGAGCCATTACCATTGACAATACCAAATAAGATCACGATTATGGTGTTGTTACCTGGTGATGGTAAAATCATAAAACGTGTAGATTGTTGTCCAAATAGTTCAGTTGGTGATGTGAAGAAAGAGATCTTTAAAAAGTTTGCAATGATCGATCGTGTACATACTCAAGGTAAAACTCAAGATGATTTCGTATTAAAGGTTACAGGATTCCGGGAATATATTCTATGCATTCATGAATTGGGTAATCTAACATCACGTCAACGTTTTTATCCAACTGGTTCAGGTGGTGATTTCTCATTAATGGACTATGACTATATTCGTCAATGTGTTGGTAAAAATCAAACTGTAGAATTatcattaacaaataattcaatattatcattaaatcaaGTTTCTGAAAAAGTTTcatttattgataaaattttagaaacttctgattttgatgattatgatgaagatttagatagtataaatagtaatagttttgatgatttaaaacaatcaattcagcaacaacaacaacaacaaattcaaactgtaattaatataaaagaaactaataaagaaaataaagatagtaataaagaaaataaagatagtagtagtaataataataataataataataataataataataataataataataataataataataataataataataataataataatggtaataataatggtaataatagtaataataatagtaatagtaatattagtAGAGGATCAATTGATAGTGAAGgtaatggtagtggtagtggtaatggTAGTGAACAACCAACATTAATTGGTGttcaaaatttttcattaccaaataattcaaaattaccaattaataTTGTAAAGAGATTGTTTAGAGTTAATATTGCAGGtttaagaaatttaaattttaataataatgaagatgcTAGAAATAAATTTGCAGATGGAAAGAATAATCAACCAAATGTATTTGTAATGGCAGAGTTGTATTATGGTGGTGAGTTATTGACAAATCCAGTTTTTACACCGATTGCACAACTTGCTTCATATGGTGATGGTAGTGTTGAATTCCCAAATTGGGAGAAAGGTATTGCATTCACCATTCCAATACGTTATTTACCAAGGGCTGCAAGAGCATCGTTCACAGTTTATGTCACTACCATCTCAGAGGCATTGGAATCACAAATGGATGAAGTCGTTAGTAAATCAATTCCAATTGGTTGGAGTAATTGTTTGTTAATGAATCATAAAGGTATGTTACGTATGGGTCCAACGGCATTTAGATTGTGGGACGATGGTAGAAGGGCCAATCCAATTGGTACTTGTGTTGATAATCAAGCTGCGAAACAACCAATTATTCTAttggttgaatttgaaaGTTTCATTAGACCTATAGTTTATGTTGATACCGCATTGCAAAGTATGATGGTTAATGATAGTAGTAGCATTAGTAGTAATGGTGTAGAGTCACCATCGAttgtatcattttcatcGTCAGCTGCATCTTCATCACCCCTACCATCTTCACCATTACCATCGCCTGTAGGGTTAAAGAAATTGGATTTGGATGAAGCTAGAAGATTGAAAGCATTGATGGATTCTGATCCATTGGTTCAATTAAGTGCAGAGGATAAAAAGTTGGTCTATGGCTATAGACATATCTATAAGAGTAAACCAAAGGCATTGGCTAAATTCTTACTCTCTGTAAATTGGATAGATCCTGATCAAGTTACCGATGCCTATCGTCAAATGAATGATTGGGCCCTATTGAAACCCGTACAAGCATTGGAGATATTGGATGCAAAGTTTGCCGATGAACATGTTAGAAATTTCgcaatcaaaattattaattcattctCGGATGCTGAATTCTCAGATTTCCTCTTACAATTGACCCAAGTGTTAAAGTATGAACCCTATCATAACTCTGACCTAACTCATATCTTAATTCAACGTGCACTTAGCAATCGATCGAGAATAGggcatttctttttttggtttttaaaaTCAGAGATGCATACACCAGAGATTGAGGAACGTTATGGTTTATTATTGGAGGGTTATCTAAGAAGTTGTGGTACTCATCGtcaagatttaattaaacagAATCAAGTCTTAAAATCATTACACACCGTAGCTATGGCAGTCAAACAAACCAATGGTTCATCAGAACGTAAAAAGGTATTAATGGAAGGTCTTTCAAAGATTAAATTCCCAGATACTTTTCAATTGCCATTGGATCCACGTTGGGAAGCCAAGGGTTTGATCATTGATAAATGTAGATATATGGATTCAAAGAAGTTACCACTTTGGTTGGTCTTTGAAAATGTTGAACCTCATGCAAAACCTCTCACTGTGATCTTTAAGGTTGGTGATGATTTACGTCAAGATATTCTAACATTACAAGTGTTGAGAATTATGGATAAGTTTTGGAAAAACTCTGGTATGGATCTTAGGCTACAACCCTATAAATGTATTGCCACTGGCGATGGTATCGGTATGTTGGAGGTGGTTTTGAATGCCAATACCATTGCAAATATCAACAAGGATGCTGGTGGCACTGGTGCATTACTCGAGGAGAAAACCCTTGTCAATTGGTTAAAAGAGTGCAATAAAACCGAAGCTGAATACAATAAGGCCGTGGAAACTTTTATACTCTCTTGTGCTGGTTATGTTGTGGCTACCTATGTCATGGGTATTGGTGATAGACATTCCGATAATATTATGATCACAAAATTGGGTCATCTATTTCATATTGATTTCGGTCACTTTTTAGGTAACTACAAAAAGAAGTATGGTTTCAAGAGAGAAAGAGCTCCTTTCATTTTCACTCCACAATATATGGCAATCGTTGGCGGTAAGGATAGTGAGAATTTTAAACGCTTTGTCACTACATGTTGCTCCGCTTATAATATCCTCAGAAAGAATACAGATTTATTCATAAATTTATTCCAACTAATGTTAAGCACAGGTATACCAGAGTTACAAGTGGCTGAGGATATCGATTACCTCAGAAAAGCTTTGGCTCCTGGTTTATCAGATGAAGAGGCTGCTGAAGAATTCACTAAAAATATTAGTGTAGCTTTAAATACAAAAAcagttttattaaatgatattttcCATGGTTGGgctcattaa
- a CDS encoding microtubule interacting and transport domain-containing protein (Similar to MIT), translating into MSENPTVLNSVRQALALARIGVNADNRGDYAVAIHNYREASNLLNASEDLSTLNDEHYKTMIEKSKQYLDRADMLEQLLQGQQGGATSTKENFTFVEEIPIVSSGFLDPIPAFPSYKPFWLMRVLSKTIKSGAYLTPRLYIPKSIWQQTGCKFTAVETKIKSLEVLQECLQNLKKLHIQHTPPSSHQSDQQSSQQQQQQQSQQQHNHSSLPFDKNNIETVSKETDSFCSQLDIIQNSLHFHLSFIPEIKIEKVNEKGWANKMKKFGNSLAKGAVRLAPSSKLEGQDYIGLLNSVFEESQFLESWMNCCESIGHSSLSNRLRRVGEFFSVVICSFVMKDFTILLERYMRKSLQTFMTINKFK; encoded by the exons atgagcGAAAATCCAACAGTATTAAATTCAGTTAGACAAGCTTTAGCACTTGCAAGAATTGGTGTAAATGCAGATAATAGAGGCGATTATGCAGTTGCAATTCATAATTATAGAGAAGCATCAAATCTATTGAATGCTTCAGAGGATTTATCAACTTTAAATGATGAACATTATAAAACTATGATTGAAAAA tCAAAACAATATTTAGATAGAGCAGATATGTTAGAACAATTATTACAAGGTCAACAAGGTGGTGCAACATCAACTAAAGAAAACTTTACATTTGTTGAAGAGATACCAATTGTATCATCAGGATTTTTAGACCCAATACCAGCTTTTCCATCATATAAACCATTTTGGCTAATGAGAGTACTTAGTAAAACAATAAAGAGTGGTGCATATTTAACACCACGTCTCTACATACCAAAATCGATTTGGCAACAAACCGGTTGTAAATTTACAGCCGTtgaaactaaaattaaaagtttagaAGTTTTACAAGAATgtttacaaaatttaaaaaaacttcaTATACAACAtacaccaccatcatcacatCAATCCGATCAACAatcatcacaacaacaacaacaacaacaatcacaacaacaacacaatCATTCTTCATTAccttttgataaaaataatattgaaacaGTTTCAAAAGAAACAGATTCATTCTGTTCACAATTAGATATCATTCAAAATAGTTTACATTTCCATCTTTCATTTATACCAGagattaaaattgaaaaagttaaTGAAAAAGGTTGGgcaaataaaatgaaaaagtttGGTAACTCTTTAGCAAAAGGTGCTGTACGTTTAGCTCCTTCTTCAAAATT ggAAGGTCAAGATTATAtaggtttattaaattcagtTTTTGAAGAAAGTCAATTTTTAGAAAGTTGGATGAATTGTTGTGAAAGTATTGGACATAGTAGTCTTTCAAATCGTTTGCGTCGTGTTGGTGAATTCTTTTCAGTTGTAATTTGTTCATTTGTTATGAAAGactttacaattttattggAAAGGTATATGAGAAAAAGTTTACAAACATTTAtgacaattaataaatttaaatag